In the genome of Micromonospora sp. Llam0, the window GTGCAGCGGGCCGAGCTCGGCAGCTACGCCGTGACGCTCGAGTACCTGACCGGGTCGTTCCGGGTGCGTCCGCCCCGGGTGAGCCTCACCGCGCGTACCGTCGACGCTCCGGACGCCGAGCCCGGCCCGCTGGCCGGCGCCGCGGTCGAGCTGGTCCACGACGGCGTCGTGATCCCGGTCGGCGCCACCGACGACGCCGGCACCCTCACCTTCGAGACGCCGGCCGCCGTCGACCGCTACACCCTGGTGGTGCGCAAGGCCGCGACCGACGGTGGTACGTCGTACCTGCTGCACAAGGTGATCACGGTGTTCGACGACGACGAGGTGCTGTTCGCGCCCCGGGTGCTGGCCGGTGGGCCGGCCGGGGCCGAGGCGGCCCAGGACCTGTCGACCCGGGTGGACCTCGCCGCCGACCTGGTCGGCGGCAACCATGAGGCGACCGTCTACCTGCGCCCGGCCGGCACCGCGCCGTGGGCGTACTCGTTCGGGCCCGGACCGCTGGTCGCGACGCTGGACAGCTACCAGGCGGTCACCGTGCACCAGCTGCCCCGGTTGGAGCGTGACTGGTGGCTGGTCAGCGAGATCCTGCCGGAGATGGACTGGATCGACCCGTTCGACGCCACGTTCGGCTTCGGCGGCGCGGCGCAGGTCGAGCTGGCCGCGTCGACGCCGGAACCGGGCTCGGTCGAGGTGGACTGGTCGGTGACCGACGCGCACGGGCACCCGTTCGCGACGGTGCGCGCCACCGACGTGCGGCCGTTCGCCGACCTGCCGGCGGTGACCCGCCTGGAGGACGTCGTGCCGGCGGTCCGGGCGTTGGCGCCCAACGAGGCCCGGCCGGTGCTGCGGCTGTCCGACCCGACCGGAGCGGAGATCCGGGCCGGCTACCTCGACTGGTCGGCTCAGCCGTACGGGTTCGAGGTCGACGACCCGCAGCCCGGTCGGTACCAGCTCCAACTGGAGCTGGACACCGGCTGGTACAGCGGGCTGGTCGACGCCGAGTCGTCTCTGGTGCTGGCCGAGGCGGCGACGATCACCTCGACCTACCCGCAGACCGCCGAGGTGGACGGCTGGTTCCACCCGGAGGTCCGGGTGGTCAACCCGAGCGGGGTCGACCAGGGCACCGCCGAGTCGACGCTGACGGTCACCCACCCCGACGGTGACCTGCTGGCCCGCGACGTCGCGGTGCAGCTGCGGGTCGACGGGGCCTGGGTACGGATTCCGCTGGCCGTGCAGGACGGCGCCCTGGTCGGCACCATCTCGCCGGAGGTGGCACTGACCGCCGGCACCGACCTGACCTGGGAGCTGCACGTCCGCACCCGCCGGCCCGGCGAGTTCACCTTCACCCACCAGCTGACCGGTGGTGCGGTGGCGGTGACCGCCAGCTCGGCGGTGACGGTGAGCTGATGATGTCCGGCAGGTAGGCATCCGCGCCGGCCGCGCGACCCCCGGGTCAGGGGGTCGCGCGGCCGGTGAGGATAAGGTCTGGCCGTGCGGACCAAGCAGGAGTTGAGCGACGCCATCCGGCAGCGACGGCGGGCGGTGCTGATCGTCAACGCCAAGTCCCGCCGGGGCCGCCAGTTCTACACCGACGCCGTCCGGCGGCTGACCGACGCCGGCTTCGAGCTGATCGCCAGCTACCCGGTCGACGAGCCGGGTGAGCTGGAACGCAGCCTGGACGAGGCGGTCCGGATGGCCCCGGACCTGCTGATCGCCGGCGGCGGGGACGGCACCATCGGGGCCGCCGCCCGGCTGCTCGCCCACCGTGACATCGCGCTCGGGCTGCTGCCGTTGGGCACCACCAACAACTTCGCCCGTACCCTCGGGATCCCGATCGACCTGGACGCGGCGGTCCGCGTGATCAGCTCCGGCAAGGTGATCGACGTCGATCTCGGCCTCGCCGGCGACCTGCCGTTCGCCAACCACGTCGGCATCGGGTTGTCCGCCGAGGTGATGCTGCGCACCCCGCCCCGGCTGAAACGCGTGGTCGGCAAGTTCGCCTATCCGGCGACGGCGGCGGCGTTGATGGCCCGGCACCGTCCGCTACGGGTCAGCGTCCGTACCGCCAGCAGCAACCGGGACTTCCAGACCCACCAGTTGTACGTCGCCAACGGCGGTCACCAGGCCGGCCGGCCGATCACCGCGGATGCCAACGCCGACGACCGGCTGCTGGTCGCGTACCCGGTAGGTGGTGCGACCCGGCACAGCCTGCTGGGCGCGACGGTACGCAACGCGGCGACCGGGCACCGGCGTACCCTGCGGCACGACCCGTTCCTCGCGGTCGGCGAACTGCTGGTCGAGACGGATCGGCCGGCGCCGGTGGAGATCGACGGTGAGGTGTGTGGTGAGACCCCGATCCGGCTGCGGGTCGACGCCAACGCGTTGCGGGTGATGGCTGCGGCCGGGACCGTCGACCACTGACCCGACCGCGCGGTCGGACCGCGCGACTCCGGCCGGCCGTCGGGTGTCCGGCCGTCGGGTGTCCGGCCGCCGGGTGGGCCGGCCGCCGGGTGGGCCGGCCGCCGGGTGGGCCGGCCGCCGGGTGGGCCGGCCGCCGGGTGAGGGCGACCGGCCCGAGCCGGTACGGGTCAGACGAACCGCCAGAGCGTGTCGTTCTGGCCGTAGTCGTCCGAGGTCACGATCTGCGCCCCCTGCGCGGTGGACCCGCCGCTGACCCCGAGCACCTTGCCGCCGTTGGCGCACTGCAGTCGGAAGTAGCCGTCGCTGCGGTACCGCAGCCGCCACCGGTGGTCGGCGGTGCCGTTGTCGTCCCACTGCAGCACCCGGGCGCCGGTCGCCGTCGACATGTTCTCCACGCCGAGCACCTTGCCGCTGTGCGAGTTGCGCAGCCGCAGGTAGCCGCCGGTGTCGGTGACCGCCGTCCACAGGTGGTCGGCGGTGCCGGTGTCACCCCACTGGATGGCCAGCCCGCCGTTGGCGGTCGACATGTTCTGCACCCCGAGCACCAGCCCGCTGGCCCGGTTCTGGATCCGCCGGGTGCCGTTCGGCAGGAACCGCCACTGGTTGTCCAGGCTGCCGTTGTCCGGGTCCTGCACCGCCTGGGCGCCGGGGGCGGTCGAGCCGCCGGTGATGGCCAGCAGCTTGCCGGTGTGCACGTTGCGCAGCTTGTGGGTGCCGTCGCCGACGTCGACGACCGTCCAGCGGTGGTCGGCGGTGCCGGTGTCGGACCACTGCAGGATGCGGGCACCGTCGGCGGTGGACATGTTCTCCACGCCGAGCACCTTGCCGCTGTGCACGTTGCGCAGCCGGATCGCGCCGCCGTCGACGATGATCTCCCAGTCGTGGTCGGCGGTGCCGTTGTCGTCCCACTGCAGGGCCAGGCCGCCGTCGGCGGTCGACATGTTCTGCACCCCGAGGACCAGGTTGCTGTTGGCGTTGACCAGCCGGAAGCTGGCCGTACCGGGGTTGCCGCCGCCGGAGCCGACGCTCCAGTAGACGGTGTAGTTGTGCCCGTGCGCGTCGTGGAACGGGCCGAGGCCGACCGACGAGCCGTTCGCGGTGGCGGTGAACGCGAGGGCGCTGGCGCTGGTCCGGGTGATCGACGCGGTGTCGAGCGAGGGAAGCCCGCTCAGGGTGCTGTTGCCGTAGTTGCCGGAGAGCACCACCGGACCGTAGGTGATCGCGGCGACGTCGGGATTGTCGTTGGCCGGCACCATGATCACCCGCATCGGCAGTTGAACGGTTACCGTGTCGCCGGCCGACCAGGTCCGGGTCAGGCTGGCGTAGCTGCCCGGGGTGGTCGCGATGCCCTGCTGCACACCGTTGACGCTGACCGTCGCCCCGCTGGTCCAGGCCGGGATCCGGATCCGCATCGTCCACGACCCGGCGACGTTGCCGGTGACCGTGAGGGTGGTCGTGTCGCTGGCCGGGTAGCTGGTGGTCTGGGTGACGGTGATGCCCCGCTGCGACCAGTTCAGCACCGACGGCATGAACAGGTTGACCGTCAGCGTGGTGCCGTCGTGGAAGTAGATGGAGTCGGTCAGTGCGGTGTTGACCTCCAGACCGGTGCCCTGGCAGCACCAGAAGGAGTCGTAGTCGGTGCTGTAGGTCCCGCCGCCCCAGGCCGGGCCGACGCCGCGCCGGCCGCCCGGGTTCAACGGAGTGAAATAGGTGATGTGTCCGTGGCTGCTGGTCGGGTTCTGGATGCCGATCACGTGGTTGAGCAGCGCCCGCTCGTAGAAGTCGAAGTACGCCGCTCGGCCCGGGTCGAGCAGCCACAGCTCCCGGGTGAGTTTCAGCATGTTGTACGTGTTGCATGCCTCGCAGGTGTCGTTGCGCAGGTACCCGGCGATGGCGTCGGGTGCCCGGAAATGCTCGGCCTGGCTGTTGCCGCCGATTGCGTAGGTGTGCGCGTCGACGGTGATGTTCCAGGCGTTGCTGGCGATGTCCCGGTAGCGGGTGGTGCCGGTGGCCTTGTACTCCCGGGCGGCACCGATCCACTTCGGCACCTGGGTGTTGGCGTGCAGCCCGTTGAGCTGGTCGGAGTTGGCGGCGAGCGGGTTGAACACGGCGGCGTGGTCGAACCGCTGCGCGGTGGTGAGCCACCGGCTGTCGCCGGTCTGCTGGTAGATGTCGGTCAGGACGGCGTTCATCCCGCCGAACTCGGTGCCGAGCATGTTCTGCATCTGGCTGCTGGACAGTCGGCCGGTACGCCAGTCGACCCAGCCGGCGAGCGAGAGCAGGACGTCGCGGGCCTGGTTGTTGCCGAGGTAGCGCCACACGTCGAGCAGGCCGGCGAGGGTCTTGTGGATGCAGTAGTACGGCACGTTGCCGTTGTTCAACGTCCGGGCCTCCAGGCTGCTGAAGTCGGACTCGGGGAACCCGGACAGGTAGCCGGCGGCGAAGCCGGCCGCGCCGTTGTTGGCCTGGCACTTGGCGAGTTCGGCCACCATGTAGTTGGCCTTGTCCCGGAAGACACTGTCGCCGGTCACCGCCCACGCGAACGCCCAGGCGCTCAGGAAGTGTCCCTGCATGTGGGTACGGAACGGAAACGTCGGGCTGTCCCAGCCGCCGTTGGACGCGGCGCCGTTGGTGGACAGCTGGTGATTGGCCCGGAAGTTGCGCAGCATCCGGTCGACGTCGACGAAGCGCAGGTAGTTGATGGTGCGGTTCTGGTTGTCCAGCCATCGGCTGGCGCTCAGCCGGGCCTGGCCGACGTCGAATCCGTAGGCCCCCACGCCGATGTCCGGGCGGGCCGGTGCCAGGGCCGCGGCGGCCGGAGCGGCGCCGAGGACCGTGGTGGTGGTGACGCCGGTGGCGGAGACCACCGCAGTCGCGCCGGCGGCCTGCAGCAGGCGACGACGGCTGAGAAAGGACGAGCTCATGATCGTCTACTCCAGAGGTCAGGGGGTCGAGAGTTCGAACCGTCGGACGGTGACGGCGCCGCCGAGTGCCTGCGTCGCGTAATTGAAGATTCCAAACCGGTAACCCATGAAGAACTGCCACTCGTTGTTCAACGTGAACGCCGGCCCGAACGACGTGAAATTCACCCCGTCCGTGCTGTACGAAAACCGCGCCTGCCGCCCCACACCCGGCCGAATGTCAGCATTCGCCCGCAACCAGACCCGACCACCCGACACCGGCGCACTCGCCACCTCAGTCCCGGTCCCGGTCGTGTTCCAATTACTGTCCATCGTCAACCCGTTGGTCATCACCACCCGAGTCGAACCACTGTCCCGACGCACCCCGACCCACGCCGACGACTGCCGCAACATCACCAACCCCGACCGGTCACCATCACGCATCGACGAATAATCCAACTCGACCGTCGCCGTCGACGTCGGCCCCTGAATCCGATGCGTCAGCGTGTTCCGCGCACTGTAGAGGTCATTGGTCACCGTCGCGGTCGACAACCGCAGCCCGTCGTTCACCGACCACCGCGAGTTGTCCGGGTTGTGGTTCCACTCCCACTGCGGCCCCAGCGCGGTCCCCGCGAACGTGTCCACCCCCGTCAACGGCTTCACCACCCGAGGCGGCGCCGGCAGGTTGGGCCGCGGATAGTTCACCCCCCACCGGCCGTTCACCGTCCGCAACCGCGGCCACCCGTCACCCGTCCAGGTGATCGGCGCCAACGCCGGCATCCGCCCACCCGGATACGCGTCCACGAACGCCATGTAGTACCAGTCACCGTTCTGCGTCTGCACCACACCACCCTGATGCGGCACCCCACCACCCGAGATCGGCCCCGGCAGATCCAACAACACCTGCCGCATCTCGTACGGCCCGAACGGCCCGTTCGTCGACCGCAACACATACTGACCGTTCGCCGGCCGCGTCAACCAGATGTAATAGGAACCGTTACGCTTGTAGAACCGCGCACCCTCCAAGGTCCCCACACTCGACGGCGTCTGGAACACCTGCTGCGCCCGCACCTGCGACCGACCATCCGCCGACAACTGCGCCACACTGATCGTCCCGTTGCCGTACGCCACATACGGCGTGTCGTCATCGTCGAACAACAACCCCGCGTCGTAGTAACACGGCAACGTCGCATGCTTCGCCCACGGCCCCTCCACCGACGACGACGTATACATGTGCGTCTGACTGAAATCGATACAACCCGCCCAGTAGTACGTCCCGTTGCTCCGCCGGTAGTTCAACGTCGACGCCCAGATCCCCCGCACATACCCCCGCTGCGCCCCCGACAGGTCGTACTTCGACCCGAACTCCAACCTCGGCACCGCATGCCCGGCGAACTCCCAGTTCACCAGATCGTACGACCGCAGAATCGGCGCACCCGGCGAATAATGCATCGTCGACGCCGTCATGTAGTACACGTCATCGACCCGGATCACCTCCACATCCGCGAAGTCCTGCCACACCACCGGATTCGTGTACTCCCCCGACGGCGGTGGTGTCGTCGGGTCGGGGTCGGGGTTGCCGCCGCCGTCGACCCGGACGAGCTGCCACTGCTGGTTGGCGCCGCCCCAGTCGTCGTACTGGACGATGTTGCCGCCGTCGGCGGTCGACGCGTTCTGGACTTCGAGGGCCTTGTTGCTGTGTCGGCTGATCAGTCGGACGTGACCGCCGTCGGAGTCGGCGAGGCGCCACTGCTGGTTGGTGCCGTTGTGGTCGGTCCACTGGACGATGGCCGCGCCGTTGGCGGTGGACCACTCGTAGACGTCGAGGACCTTGCCGGACAGGCGGGACTTGAGCCGGTAGTAGCCGCCGCCGGAGTCGACGAACTGCCACTGCTGCTGGTTGCCGTTGTTGCGGGACCACTGGGTGATCCGGGCGCCGTCGTTGGTGGCGAGGTTGTACACGTCGAGGGCTTTGCCGCTGTTGCGGTTGAGCAGCACGTACCACGCGCTGGTGTCGACCGTCGCCGCCGATGCCGCGGTCGTCGTCAGCGCGACGAGGCCGCCGCCGACCAGGACCGCTGCGGTCGCCGCCGCGATGCGGCGCATCCATTTCCGGTCGGTGGTCCGACCGACCTGGGCTGTTTCTGCCATGTCTTCCTCCGTCACCGCGGGCCAGGCGGTCGGCCGCACGTCTGGCGGCACCACCCGGCCCGCTGGCCGCTGTGGGCCCAGCCAGTGAGCGTTAACATGCGGCCCCACCAGCCCGGTTGGCGGAGCTGGCACCCGGTCGGGGCAGCGGCAGCCGACTCACTCCCGGTCGCGCCCCAACGGGTGTTCCATCGACTGTGAACGATAACACCACGGGCGTCAAGAGGTAACAGGCGTGTTTCGTGCTGCCGTGTCAGTGGCCGCCACCCGGCTGGTGTTTCGCTCGGACGGCAGCAACGTTTCACCAGCCCAGTACCGGACGGCAGGCGGCCAACAGGCCGCCGCTGTTATCGATAACATCGCCCATTGGCGATGCGCGGCGGGAGCTTGGCGGCGGACCCGCCAGCTACCAACTCCACCGCCAGAACCGGTACTCGTACCGCACCGACAAGGTGCCGGCGGCGGTGCTACCGGTGATGACGACGTGTGGGGCCGTCGCGCCCGGCTCCGGCACCGCCGGCACCTTCACCCGCGCCGAGCCCGCCGACGTGGTCACCCCGTCGATGTTGGCGGTCGCCCCGCGCGGCAGCACGATGGTCGCCGACCCGGCCTGCGTAAACAACTCGATCTCCACCACCCGGTGGCCGAAGACGGCATGCCGCATGTCCAGCAGCACCGAACCCGCCTTCGCGAGAACCACGAGCCGCCGCGGCACACTCCACCGGCCGGTACGCCGCAACTGCCCCGCCTGGCTGCGCAGCTCGACCGCATCGGCGGCGGCGACCGAGGCGACCGGATCGACCGCGGGCAGGTCGGCGACGAGGGATTCCACGTCGCCGAAGGTGCGCGCCCGCAACACCGCGTCGACCCGGTCAGAGAACTCGGCGA includes:
- a CDS encoding diacylglycerol kinase family protein, with the translated sequence MRTKQELSDAIRQRRRAVLIVNAKSRRGRQFYTDAVRRLTDAGFELIASYPVDEPGELERSLDEAVRMAPDLLIAGGGDGTIGAAARLLAHRDIALGLLPLGTTNNFARTLGIPIDLDAAVRVISSGKVIDVDLGLAGDLPFANHVGIGLSAEVMLRTPPRLKRVVGKFAYPATAAALMARHRPLRVSVRTASSNRDFQTHQLYVANGGHQAGRPITADANADDRLLVAYPVGGATRHSLLGATVRNAATGHRRTLRHDPFLAVGELLVETDRPAPVEIDGEVCGETPIRLRVDANALRVMAAAGTVDH
- a CDS encoding family 43 glycosylhydrolase, whose protein sequence is MRRIAAATAAVLVGGGLVALTTTAASAATVDTSAWYVLLNRNSGKALDVYNLATNDGARITQWSRNNGNQQQWQFVDSGGGYYRLKSRLSGKVLDVYEWSTANGAAIVQWTDHNGTNQQWRLADSDGGHVRLISRHSNKALEVQNASTADGGNIVQYDDWGGANQQWQLVRVDGGGNPDPDPTTPPPSGEYTNPVVWQDFADVEVIRVDDVYYMTASTMHYSPGAPILRSYDLVNWEFAGHAVPRLEFGSKYDLSGAQRGYVRGIWASTLNYRRSNGTYYWAGCIDFSQTHMYTSSSVEGPWAKHATLPCYYDAGLLFDDDDTPYVAYGNGTISVAQLSADGRSQVRAQQVFQTPSSVGTLEGARFYKRNGSYYIWLTRPANGQYVLRSTNGPFGPYEMRQVLLDLPGPISGGGVPHQGGVVQTQNGDWYYMAFVDAYPGGRMPALAPITWTGDGWPRLRTVNGRWGVNYPRPNLPAPPRVVKPLTGVDTFAGTALGPQWEWNHNPDNSRWSVNDGLRLSTATVTNDLYSARNTLTHRIQGPTSTATVELDYSSMRDGDRSGLVMLRQSSAWVGVRRDSGSTRVVMTNGLTMDSNWNTTGTGTEVASAPVSGGRVWLRANADIRPGVGRQARFSYSTDGVNFTSFGPAFTLNNEWQFFMGYRFGIFNYATQALGGAVTVRRFELSTP
- a CDS encoding DUF1707 domain-containing protein, which produces MSGEVVPSRRELRMSDADREAVVARLNAAVAEGRLTLAEFSDRVDAVLRARTFGDVESLVADLPAVDPVASVAAADAVELRSQAGQLRRTGRWSVPRRLVVLAKAGSVLLDMRHAVFGHRVVEIELFTQAGSATIVLPRGATANIDGVTTSAGSARVKVPAVPEPGATAPHVVITGSTAAGTLSVRYEYRFWRWSW
- a CDS encoding beta-L-arabinofuranosidase domain-containing protein — its product is MSSSFLSRRRLLQAAGATAVVSATGVTTTTVLGAAPAAAALAPARPDIGVGAYGFDVGQARLSASRWLDNQNRTINYLRFVDVDRMLRNFRANHQLSTNGAASNGGWDSPTFPFRTHMQGHFLSAWAFAWAVTGDSVFRDKANYMVAELAKCQANNGAAGFAAGYLSGFPESDFSSLEARTLNNGNVPYYCIHKTLAGLLDVWRYLGNNQARDVLLSLAGWVDWRTGRLSSSQMQNMLGTEFGGMNAVLTDIYQQTGDSRWLTTAQRFDHAAVFNPLAANSDQLNGLHANTQVPKWIGAAREYKATGTTRYRDIASNAWNITVDAHTYAIGGNSQAEHFRAPDAIAGYLRNDTCEACNTYNMLKLTRELWLLDPGRAAYFDFYERALLNHVIGIQNPTSSHGHITYFTPLNPGGRRGVGPAWGGGTYSTDYDSFWCCQGTGLEVNTALTDSIYFHDGTTLTVNLFMPSVLNWSQRGITVTQTTSYPASDTTTLTVTGNVAGSWTMRIRIPAWTSGATVSVNGVQQGIATTPGSYASLTRTWSAGDTVTVQLPMRVIMVPANDNPDVAAITYGPVVLSGNYGNSTLSGLPSLDTASITRTSASALAFTATANGSSVGLGPFHDAHGHNYTVYWSVGSGGGNPGTASFRLVNANSNLVLGVQNMSTADGGLALQWDDNGTADHDWEIIVDGGAIRLRNVHSGKVLGVENMSTADGARILQWSDTGTADHRWTVVDVGDGTHKLRNVHTGKLLAITGGSTAPGAQAVQDPDNGSLDNQWRFLPNGTRRIQNRASGLVLGVQNMSTANGGLAIQWGDTGTADHLWTAVTDTGGYLRLRNSHSGKVLGVENMSTATGARVLQWDDNGTADHRWRLRYRSDGYFRLQCANGGKVLGVSGGSTAQGAQIVTSDDYGQNDTLWRFV